From the genome of Arthrobacter russicus:
GGCGGCCGCAGGCGGATCGCCTGCCGTTCGGTGCCCGCCGGACCGGCGACGCCGCAACGGGCGCCGGAGAGCCTTTGGGGCACCGTTCGGGCACTCAACGAGACCAGCGCGCCGCAACCGGTTTGGCGTTTGCCCGAGAACGACATCAACCGAGGAGGCTGACCATGGCAGAACTTGGCGAGGCAAGCTGGATCATGAGCGGCAATCGGCCCTTGCACGGCTGGGTGCACCGACCGGCCGGCAGCGCAGTCAAAGGCGCCGTGGTGATCGCGCCGCCATTGGCCCGGGAACAGGTGATCAGCTACCGCAGCTTGCGGGTGCTGGCGATCATGCTCGCGCAGCAAGGCTGGGTGGCGATCCGATTCGGTTGGACCGGAACCGGTGAATCCGCGCCGATGCCCGAGTCTGCCGACCCGGTGGCGCTCTGGCATCAGGACTTGCAATCCGTCATAGGACTGGCCGAACGGATCGTCGAACCCGGAAAGGTGCATGCCCTGGGCCTGCGGGTCGGAGCTGCCTTGCTGGCTTCGGCGCCGCTGGGCATCGGAAAACGCCTGCTCTGGGAGCCAGTCGGCGGCCGGATGTTCCTGCGCCAGCAGAGCATGCTGCGGGCCATGTCGTTGCCGGAGGACCCGGTGGTGCCCCAAGATGCCGGCGTCGAAGTGAACGGGGCGCTTTTCCTGCCGCATCAGGCCAGTGCGCTGTCCGCAGTGCCGAACCCGGCGAAAGCACCCCCCGGAACCCTGCCACCGGGCACCGAAATCAGCATCGAGACGGACGTCAACCGGAGCCGGAAAGTGCATTCCGTGGCTTCGATCCACGCCGAAGTGCCCACCGAGTCGCTGCAACGGCTCATCGATTCGTTCCCGGAATCCGGGCGACCGGTGCTGCAACGTCCCTGGGCCCCGGTGCGGGCCATCACGCTGGCAGCGCCGACTGGCCGGCGGATCGTCGAGGAACTCGTGGAGGTGGGCCCGGACCGGCTTCCGGGCGTCTACAGCCGGCCGCTCGGCAGCAGTTCGGCCGAAGCCGCGGCATTCTTCGTCGCGGCTTCGGCCGAACCCAAAGACGGCGTGACCGCGCTCTGGGTCGCCGCAGCCCGGAACCTCGCGGCTCGCGGAGTTCCGGCTTTGCGTGCCGAACGCCGGGGATGCGGCGATCTGGGGGTGCCGGAGGCACTCATGGACCCGAACCCCTACACCCTCGAGGCGATTGAGGACACCGAAAACACCGCCGCTTGGCTGCACGCCAAAACCGGAGGTTCGGTGACTGGAATCGGCTTGTGCGTCGGCGCCTGGCTGGTCAGCATGGCCAGTGAACATGCTCCGATCGACCGGGTCGTGATGTTCAACAATGTGGCCTGGCGTTCCGATGCCGATTACTTCCGTCGGGCGTTCGACGAGTGGAACATCGCGGACGATCCGGTTGACGTGCTCAGCTCGGCGGCACGCGACCAACGGCACCGGGCGAACCTGAAGTCAACGGTCAAAGAACTCCTGCGGGCCAAAGCTCCGTATCCGCTTTGGCTCGCGCTGGGGCGACACAGCATTGCGAATACGCCGGAAGTCCTGATGGACATCGGCTCCCGGCAATCCGAATTGCGCCTCTACTTCGGCCCGGTGGACCACCAGCACTTCATTTCCGAACGCGGGCCCGCCGGGCTTCGGAACCTGCAGCGTTCCGGCAGGGTAGTCACCCACCATGAGGAACCGGTACTCGACCATTCACTGATGGGCCACGCCGCACGGCTGCGCTCGCTGAGCATCATCGACGAGCTGTTCCCGCTCCGGAAAACCGGGCCGCGGCCGCTGAGCGAGCCCGGGCTCAGCTGAACAGAAGTCCGGCGTAGAGCGCCCGGTAATCCGCGGCCGCGGATCGTTCGTCGAACCGTTCCCGGGCGCGTTCCGCGGCGGCCCGGCTCACTGCCTGGTACTGCGGGTCCGGTAGCTCGAGCAAACCGGCCATCGCGGCGGCCAGTTCCTTCGGCCGCCCCGGTGCGATCAGGAATTCCGGCCGCACCGTCAACTCGGCGCAATCGCCGACGTCGGTACTGAGCACCGGAAGCCCGGCGCTGAGCGCTTCGATGCCCGCCATCGGCAATGCCTCGTGGGTGCTCGGGCTGACCAAGGCGCGGGCACCGTCAAATAGTTCTCGGACGTTTTGGACCGAGCCGTGCAAAGTCACCAGGTCGGCCACCCCGTGCGCCGCCAGGCTCGCGGCCAACTCGGGATTGTCCGCATCCATGCCGAGCCCCGCACAGTCCAGCCGGACCTCCGGATGGCTGCTGCGCAGGATCGCCAACGCGGCAAAGAGGTCCGCGTGGCCTTTCACCGGATGCCATCGGGCCAGCTGCACGAAACGCCGGCTCCGCTGACGCCGGCGGAGCAACTCCGGAG
Proteins encoded in this window:
- a CDS encoding glycosyltransferase — its product is MRILHVVNDAQTGGAQTLIEGLARQRHPDDEVHLLVLMAPGALSERFAASLDSVSYVGMQKRDVLPWRAIRMLRELVLGRRIELVHSHLAQSDLVSALSRIAVPKVSTVHVSSSHQTRAISRLVGKAVARLSKRFTVVACSPSAFEYAIQSGYRVAPSLIRNGTRIADVVLAPELLRRRQRSRRFVQLARWHPVKGHADLFAALAILRSSHPEVRLDCAGLGMDADNPELAASLAAHGVADLVTLHGSVQNVRELFDGARALVSPSTHEALPMAGIEALSAGLPVLSTDVGDCAELTVRPEFLIAPGRPKELAAAMAGLLELPDPQYQAVSRAAAERARERFDERSAAADYRALYAGLLFS